Proteins from one Camelina sativa cultivar DH55 chromosome 8, Cs, whole genome shotgun sequence genomic window:
- the LOC104707466 gene encoding pentatricopeptide repeat-containing protein At4g11690, whose protein sequence is MAEKAQKSLVLLANLIKVPPLKSYSLLNSPSFHGFQHTHESISILVRLLLSGNLFSHAQSLLLQVISGKIHSQFFTSSSLLHYLTESETLNTKFRLYEVIINTYVQSQSLVSSISYFNEMVGKGFVPRSNCFNNLLTFVVGSSSSFNQWWCFFNESKSKVDLDVYSFGIVIKGCCEAGEVEKSFDLLVELREFGFSPNVVIYTTLIDGCCKKGEIDKAKDLFFDMGELGLVANERTYTVLIHGLFKNGVKKQGFEMYEKMQGDGVLPNLYTYNCVMNQLCKDGRTKDAFKVFDEMRERGVSCNIVTYNTLIGGLCREMKVSEADKVMDQMKSDGINPNLITYNTLIDGFCGVGKLGKALSLCRDLKSRGLSLSLVTYNILVSGFCKKGDTSGAAKIVKEMEERGIKPSKVTYTILIDTFARSDNMEKAIQLRSSMEELGLVPDVHTYSVLIHGFCIKGQMNEASRLFKSMVEKKLEPNEVIYNTMILGYCKEGSSYRALRLFKEMEEKELAPNVASYRYLIEVLCKERKSKEAESLIEKMIGSGIDPSTSICNLISEAKNDF, encoded by the coding sequence ATGGCGGAGAAAGCTCAGAAAAGTCTCGTTCTATTAGCGAACCTAATCAAGGTTCCTCCATTAAAATCTTACTCTCTGTTAAACTCTCCGAGTTTTCATGGATTTCAACACACTCACGAATCAATCTCAATCCTTGTTCGTCTCCTTCTCTCTGGGAACTTATTCTCACACGCTCaatcacttcttcttcaagtcatCTCCGGAAAAATCCACTCCCAGTTCTTCACTTCGTCCTCTCTGTTACACTATTTGACAGAATCAGAAACGTTAAATACCAAGTTTCGACTCTACGAAGTTATCATCAACACATATGTTCAATCTCAATCGCTAGTTTCATCGATCTCTTACTTCAACGAGATGGTCGGTAAGGGTTTTGTTCCTAGATCGAATTGCTTCAACAATCTCTTAACTTTTGTTGTtgggtcgtcttcttcttttaatcaatGGTGGTGTTTCTTCAACGAGAGCAAAAGCAAAGTTGATTTGGATGTGTATAGTTTTGGGATTGTGATCAAAGGTTGTTGTGAAGCTGGTGAGGTTGAgaaaagctttgatcttttGGTTGAATTGAGAGAGTTTGGGTTTTCTCCTAACGTTGTTATCTACACTACTTTGATTGATGGGTGTTGCAAGAAAGGTGAGATTGACAAGGCGAAAGATTTGTTTTTCGACATGGGGGAACTTGGATTAGTGGCTAATGAGCGTACTTACACGGTTTTGATTCATGGGTTATTCAAAAACGGGGTTAAGAAACAAGGGTTTGAGATGTACGAGAAGATGCAGGGAGATGGAGTTTTACCCAATCTCTATACTTATAACTGTGTGATGAATCAGCTTTGTAAAGATGGAAGAACGAAAGATGCGTTtaaagtgttcgacgaaatgcgtGAGAGAGGGGTTTCTTGTAACATTGTTACTTATAATACTTTGATTGGTGGGTTGTGTAGAGAGATGAAGGTGAGTGAGGCAGATAAGGTTATGGATCAAATGAAGAGTGATGGAATCAACCCGAATCTGATTACTTATAACACTTTGATTGATGGGTTTTGTGGTGTGGGGAAATTGGGGAAGGCGTTGAGTTTATGCAGAGATTTGAAGTCAAGGGGTTTGTCTCTGTCTCTGGTCACGTATAACATTCTAGTTTCCGGGTTCTGTAAGAAAGGAGATACTTCAGGAGCAGCTAAGATTGTtaaggagatggaagaaagagGGATTAAGCCGTCGAAAGTAACATACACAATTCTTATCGACACATTTGCTCGTTCGGATAACATGGAGAAAGCTATTCAGCTTCGATCATCAATGGAGGAACTAGGATTAGTTCCGGATGTTCATACCTATAGCGTATTGATTCATGGGTTTTGCATTAAAGGTCAAATGAATGAAGCATCGAGGCTTTTTAAGTCGATGGTTGAGAAGAAGTTAGAACCGAATGAAGTGATATACAACACAATGATTCTTGGGTATTGCAAGGAAGGTAGTTCTTATAGAGCATTGAGGTTGTTCAAGGAGATGGAAGAGAAAGAGTTGGCTCCAAATGTTGCTAGCTATAGATATCTAATTGAGGTTCtttgtaaagaaagaaaatcgaAAGAAGCTGAGTCTTTGATTGAGAAGATGATTGGTTCAGGGATTGATCCATCTACTTCAATCTGTAATTTGATATCTGAAGCcaaaaatgatttttga
- the LOC109126078 gene encoding protein RALF-like 29, translated as MIKAKEFMFVTILIVVCVFISSIEAKRLEYPWRRDLGNGCNSRFPSPACRLRIPANPYTRGCTKANRCRREASVGKSSLKKLWDKVLADAAYLIELM; from the coding sequence atgatcaaaGCAAAAGAGTTTATGTTTGTGACAATTTTGATTGTAGTATGCGTGTTTATAAGTAGCATTGAAGCGAAAAGACTTGAATATCCATGGCGAAGAGATTTAGGTAATGGATGTAATTCAAGATTTCCATCACCTGCATGTCGTTTGCGTATACCAGCGAATCCATATACTCGAGGATGTACAAAAGCCAATAGATGTCGTCGTGAGGCTTCAGTAGGAAAATCATCTTTGAAGAAACTTTGGGACAAGGTTTTGGCCGATGCTGCGTATTTAATAGAACTAATGTAA
- the LOC104707467 gene encoding probable thionin-2.4, with amino-acid sequence MEGKTLIVSVLVMSLFMAQIQVDAKSCCPSTNARNIYNACRIFGTSRQVCANLSGCKIVSGSTCPNGYTKDTLENTGVAVNEYCKVGCVSSVCGALTTLQNSDANEIVNEAVEKCANACSTICTKGSINAVETA; translated from the exons ATGGAAGGCAAAACTTTGATTGTAAGTGTGCTCGTGATGAGTCTGTTCATGGCACAAATTCAAGTTGACGCAAAAAGCTGCTGTCCGTCCACCAATGCTAGAAATATCTATAATGCTTGCCGCATATTCGGAACTTCTAGGCAAGTATGTGCAAATCTTAGTGGCTGCAAAATCGTTAGTGGGTCGACATGTCCTAACGGATATACTAAGGACACTCTCGAAAACACAG gTGTTGCTGTCAATGAATACTGCAAGGTTGGATGTGTATCTTCTGTGTGTGGTGCTTTAACCACTCTCCAGAACTCCG ATGCAAATGAAATTGTGAATGAAGCTGTTGAGAAATGTGCCAACGCATGTTCTACAATCTGCACCAAAGGCTCCATAAATGCAGTTGAAACTGCCTAG
- the LOC104707468 gene encoding probable thionin-2.4, with protein MEGKTVIVSVLLMSLFLAQIQVDAMSCCPSVPARNTYNVCRLAGGSKQVCANISDCKIVSGSTCPNGYPKVTLENTGDAVNEYCKVGCLSSVCGALTTLENFNANEIVNGAVGKCANACSTICTKGSINVIETA; from the exons ATGGAAGGCAAAACTGTGATTGTAAGTGTGCTCCTAATGAGTCTGTTTTTGGCACAAATTCAAGTCGACGCAATGAGCTGTTGCCCATCCGTCCCTGCGAGAAACACCTACAATGTTTGCCGTCTAGCGGGAGGTTCTAAGCAAGTATGTGCAAACATTAGTGACTGCAAAATTGTTAGTGGATCGACATGTCCTAACGGATATCCTAAAGTCACTCTCGAAAACACAG GTGATGCTGTCAATGAATACTGCAAGGTTGGATGTTTATCCTCTGTTTGCGGTGCTTTAACCACTCTCGAGAATTTCA atgcaaatgaaatCGTGAATGGAGCTGTTGGAAAATGTGCTAACGCGTGTTCTACAATCTGCACCAAAGGCTCCATAAATGTAATTGAAACTGCCTAG